The Candidatus Gracilibacteria bacterium genome has a window encoding:
- a CDS encoding beta-propeller domain-containing protein, with protein MYKPFHIALVATLLLASISSAFAAIDDTQVIDQEKSTSESELSFQTFSSCQDMNTVLKKYFRNALLEQVKLNGQGNPSMDNAKGGGMAEGIGGGGGDGMAFSSTNVQIEGIDEAEVIKTDGKYIYYASGTPEKDGFQYVTITKASSAQNLEIVKKIKLPSNYGNIQLYLADNKLTILANKWNQNYIYNPSPISIGNGGMTVVVVYDVTDVTAPKLDRFYTVDGDYSQSRREGEYLYVVSQNFINLNIWNTVGVYTTANINTYIDTDFSVEKAFPKSVEINRTSDTTKQLTLKGKKIPYSLTKDTVGCDEIEYILPKKPQGLSFLTLSTIPLKSAAPAQKKVISGDASQFFMTKGSLYIVSNYWKQGVGGSPCPINARCLVPEFRSEQNSLIHRFSTNKSTVKYEYSVLTPGMPLSQYAMNEKDGVLFTANQKDWTTNGVDIFAIDATGKLLSKLENVGANERFQAARYIGDRLYLVTFQQVDPFFVIDTKDAKAMSILGELKMPGYSTYLHPYDATHLIGIGYDTKTAQWGGTINGGLKFDLYDVADIKNPKQQYSKIIGGMGSSSDALWNPRALVWDSAKKTLLIPAQLMDQNQVTYQSSYAWQGLLAVKIGLDGISEAGRVTHIDMTGIAEKRKQECAQYTAVVTEEKCYTLISTGERICMKPGDNPANQNIPAYCFAENDDSSYLANQIWNYYPYFIQRGLSIGDTLYTASPSYIQANQYGGSYGFLKKVENGAIADTVPKG; from the coding sequence ATGTACAAGCCATTTCATATTGCTCTTGTTGCCACTTTGCTTCTTGCAAGTATTTCATCAGCATTTGCTGCTATCGATGATACACAAGTTATCGATCAAGAGAAGAGTACATCAGAGTCTGAACTTTCATTTCAGACATTTTCGTCATGTCAGGATATGAATACTGTTTTGAAAAAATATTTCCGAAATGCACTTCTCGAACAAGTGAAACTGAATGGGCAAGGAAACCCAAGTATGGATAATGCAAAATGATGAGGCATGGCGGAAGGTATCGGTGGAGGTGGGGGAGACGGTATGGCTTTCAGTAGCACCAATGTACAGATAGAGGGCATCGATGAGGCAGAAGTGATAAAAACTGACGGCAAATATATCTATTATGCTTCTGGTACTCCAGAGAAAGATGGTTTTCAATATGTGACTATTACCAAAGCTTCATCTGCTCAAAATCTAGAAATCGTAAAAAAAATCAAACTTCCTTCCAATTATGGAAATATTCAACTCTATCTCGCAGATAATAAGCTCACGATTCTCGCAAATAAATGGAATCAAAATTATATCTACAATCCGAGCCCTATTTCTATAGGAAATGGGGGCATGACTGTCGTAGTCGTGTATGATGTGACTGATGTGACCGCACCAAAGCTAGATAGATTTTATACCGTGGATGGTGACTATTCTCAGTCTCGTCGCGAAGGGGAGTATCTCTATGTGGTATCACAGAACTTCATCAATCTCAATATCTGGAATACCGTATGAGTGTACACAACAGCAAACATTAATACGTATATTGATACAGATTTTTCAGTAGAAAAAGCATTTCCAAAATCAGTCGAAATCAATCGTACAAGTGATACCACCAAACAGCTCACGCTCAAGTGAAAGAAGATACCCTATTCTCTGACAAAAGATACGGTTGGTTGTGATGAGATAGAATATATCTTGCCAAAAAAACCACAAGGACTCTCCTTTCTCACGCTCTCGACTATTCCGCTCAAGAGTGCTGCACCAGCACAAAAAAAAGTCATCTCTGGTGATGCGAGTCAATTTTTTATGACCAAAGGAAGTCTGTATATCGTGAGTAATTATTGGAAACAAGGAGTGGGTGGCTCGCCTTGTCCGATTAACGCACGTTGTCTGGTACCAGAATTTCGATCCGAACAAAATTCTCTCATTCATCGATTTAGTACGAACAAATCTACTGTAAAATATGAGTATTCAGTTTTGACACCGGGTATGCCACTTTCTCAGTATGCGATGAATGAAAAAGATGGCGTTCTCTTTACTGCAAATCAGAAAGATTGGACGACCAATGGAGTCGATATATTTGCTATTGATGCGACTGGTAAGCTCCTTTCAAAACTCGAAAATGTCGGTGCGAATGAACGATTTCAAGCTGCTCGTTATATCGGAGACCGTTTGTATCTCGTGACATTTCAGCAGGTAGATCCATTTTTCGTCATCGATACAAAAGATGCAAAAGCGATGTCGATCCTCTGAGAACTCAAGATGCCAGGATATTCGACCTATCTGCACCCGTATGATGCGACACATCTTATCGGTATCGGCTATGATACGAAGACGGCTCAATGGGGTGGTACCATCAATGGAGGACTCAAGTTTGATCTCTATGATGTAGCGGATATCAAGAACCCAAAACAACAGTATTCAAAAATTATTGGCGGAATGGGGTCATCCTCTGATGCTCTCTGGAACCCACGAGCTCTCGTATGGGATAGTGCAAAAAAGACCCTTCTTATCCCAGCACAACTGATGGATCAGAATCAGGTGACTTACCAGTCAAGTTACGCATGGCAAGGCCTTCTCGCTGTCAAAATTGGTCTTGACGGTATCTCTGAAGCTGGACGTGTGACACATATCGATATGACAGGCATCGCAGAAAAACGTAAACAAGAGTGTGCTCAATATACGGCTGTTGTGACAGAAGAAAAATGCTATACACTCATCTCGACAGGGGAGAGGATATGCATGAAACCAGGGGATAATCCAGCGAACCAAAATATTCCCGCCTATTGTTTTGCTGAAAACGATGACTCATCCTATCTCGCGAATCAGATATGGAATTATTATCCATACTTTATCCAAAGAGGTCTCTCTATAGGTGATACGCTCTATACCGCGTCTCCTAGCTATATTCAGGCCAATCAATATGGTGGCTCATATGGATTTCTGAAGAAAGTAGAGAACGGCGCTATAGCTGATACTGTCCCAAAAGGGTAA